The following proteins are encoded in a genomic region of Tenacibaculum sp. 190524A05c:
- a CDS encoding hotdog fold thioesterase encodes MIKEEILKKLNSYNTNTLMETLSIEFVDLGEDFITAKMPVNSKVHQPYGILHGGATAALAETVGSLASAYFLKSKDKIVKGIDLSINHLKSKREGFVFGTARPIHRGRTTHLWEIKVVDEEGNLISLCKLTNIILDKKQ; translated from the coding sequence ATGATAAAAGAGGAGATTTTAAAAAAGCTTAATTCTTACAATACAAACACATTAATGGAAACATTAAGTATCGAGTTTGTAGATTTAGGTGAAGATTTTATAACGGCAAAAATGCCTGTTAACTCAAAAGTACATCAACCGTATGGAATTTTGCATGGTGGTGCTACAGCAGCTCTTGCAGAAACTGTAGGGAGTTTGGCTTCAGCTTATTTTTTAAAATCGAAAGATAAAATCGTTAAAGGAATTGATCTTAGCATAAATCATTTGAAAAGCAAAAGAGAAGGTTTTGTATTTGGAACGGCTAGGCCAATTCATAGAGGTAGAACTACTCATTTATGGGAAATAAAGGTAGTAGATGAGGAAGGGAATTTAATTTCACTTTGTAAGCTTACCAATATAATTTTGGATAAAAAACAATAG
- a CDS encoding Glu/Leu/Phe/Val dehydrogenase: MMSEIIDTKDLKNDPVFGQLSFDGHEQIVFCNDEDTGLKAIIGIHNTTLGPALGGTRMWQYKTEWEALNDVLRLSRGMTYKSAITGLNLGGGKAVIIGDAKTQKNDALMRKFGEFVNSLSGKYITAEDVGMETRDMDIIREVTPHVTGVSESIGGSGNPSPVTAYGVYMGMKAAAKYKFGSDNLEGKKVLVQGVGHVGETLVKHITDEGAQVILNDINEARLEELSKKYNANVVLGNDIYGLDLDIYAPCALGATVNDESIAQLKASVIAGAANNQLANELRHGKMLREKGIAYAPDFLINAGGIINVYAEVEGYDKSESIKRTENIYNTTLEIFDLAEKENITTHQAAFNIAQGRIDQRKKEQNS; the protein is encoded by the coding sequence ATGATGTCTGAAATTATTGATACTAAAGACCTTAAAAACGATCCTGTTTTTGGGCAACTATCTTTCGATGGTCACGAGCAAATCGTTTTTTGCAATGACGAAGATACAGGATTAAAAGCAATTATTGGTATTCACAATACAACTTTAGGACCTGCTTTAGGAGGAACTAGAATGTGGCAGTACAAAACAGAGTGGGAGGCATTAAATGATGTTTTACGTTTGTCTCGTGGAATGACTTATAAGTCAGCAATTACTGGTTTAAACTTAGGTGGAGGTAAAGCTGTTATTATAGGTGATGCAAAAACACAAAAGAATGATGCTTTAATGAGAAAGTTTGGTGAGTTTGTAAATTCATTAAGCGGAAAATATATTACAGCAGAAGACGTGGGTATGGAAACTCGCGATATGGATATTATTAGAGAAGTTACTCCTCATGTAACTGGAGTTTCTGAATCAATCGGAGGATCTGGAAATCCTTCTCCTGTAACTGCTTATGGAGTTTACATGGGAATGAAGGCTGCAGCTAAGTACAAGTTTGGATCTGATAACTTAGAAGGAAAGAAAGTATTAGTTCAAGGAGTTGGACATGTTGGTGAAACTTTAGTAAAACACATTACTGACGAAGGAGCTCAAGTAATATTAAATGATATTAACGAAGCTCGTTTAGAAGAGTTAAGTAAAAAATATAACGCTAACGTAGTTTTAGGTAACGATATTTATGGATTAGATCTTGATATCTATGCACCATGTGCATTAGGAGCTACTGTAAATGATGAAAGTATCGCTCAATTAAAAGCATCTGTAATTGCTGGAGCGGCAAATAATCAGTTAGCAAATGAGTTAAGACACGGTAAAATGTTAAGAGAGAAAGGTATAGCTTACGCACCTGATTTCTTAATTAATGCAGGAGGAATTATCAATGTATATGCAGAAGTTGAAGGATATGATAAATCTGAAAGTATTAAGAGAACTGAAAATATTTACAATACAACATTAGAGATTTTTGATTTAGCTGAGAAGGAAAATATTACTACTCACCAAGCTGCTTTCAATATTGCGCAAGGAAGAATTGACCAGCGTAAAAAAGAGCAAAATAGCTAG
- a CDS encoding alpha/beta fold hydrolase, giving the protein MFKKILKIVSIILLVLLIGVYTLFTIFTAPKSDEAILKAYEKSYIQPSLTHEKYKDFSYRKISIQNDTVLPTLVFVHGTIGSLNDFSKYMADSLLQSKFNMIAYDRIGYNYEDKNSVQESIAFENEMLLDLIKELPKEKVVLVGYSYGGPIALSVKEKLKKIILLAPAVHSAVEPMPWMLNFYKWKITRWLVPKVWKQASKEKISHREDLKKFESNWNITPNKVVSIHGTSDWIVPYENSKMLEEQFDKEQFNLVDLDKGNHGLVWSNFDFIKEQLLKYAD; this is encoded by the coding sequence GTGTTTAAAAAAATACTAAAGATCGTTTCAATAATTTTACTTGTCTTATTAATTGGGGTGTATACCTTATTTACAATTTTCACAGCTCCAAAATCTGATGAAGCAATTTTGAAAGCTTATGAAAAGAGTTATATACAACCAAGTTTAACTCATGAAAAGTATAAGGATTTTTCGTATAGGAAAATATCGATTCAAAACGATACTGTGCTTCCAACCTTGGTTTTTGTTCATGGAACTATTGGGTCTTTGAATGATTTTTCTAAATATATGGCGGATAGCTTGCTGCAAAGTAAGTTTAATATGATTGCTTATGATAGGATTGGATATAATTATGAGGATAAAAATTCAGTTCAGGAAAGTATTGCTTTCGAGAACGAAATGCTTCTAGATTTAATTAAAGAATTACCTAAAGAAAAAGTAGTGCTTGTCGGGTATTCTTATGGTGGTCCAATTGCTCTATCAGTAAAGGAGAAATTAAAAAAGATAATTTTATTAGCACCAGCAGTTCATAGTGCGGTAGAACCTATGCCGTGGATGCTAAATTTTTATAAATGGAAAATTACAAGATGGTTGGTTCCTAAAGTTTGGAAACAAGCATCTAAAGAGAAGATTTCACATAGAGAAGATTTAAAAAAGTTCGAATCTAATTGGAATATTACACCAAACAAAGTTGTAAGTATTCATGGAACTAGTGATTGGATTGTGCCATATGAAAATTCAAAAATGCTTGAGGAGCAATTTGATAAAGAGCAATTTAATCTGGTTGATTTAGATAAAGGAAATCATGGCTTAGTTTGGTCTAACTTTGATTTTATAAAAGAACAATTATTAAAGTACGCAGATTGA
- a CDS encoding chorismate-binding protein, with translation MKIFEDIQRALSNEMPFVVYNTPNSDFIKAFFQVNNTVYEPKDYLESGFVFAPFDNKEKAILIPTEKSQFISERISFDAKFSPSIEYGPDNSQKEFHINLVENGINEIVNNKFQKVVLSRREQVSLESSFDIEMVFKKLISKYRTAFVYLWYHPKVGKWMGATPETLIGVKNKEFKTMSLAGTQLYKEGEKAKWSSKEIEEQYIVTDYIKSRLERTIQDLSVDEVETIQIGNLLHLRTLISGSVEKNISSLIDILHPTPAVCGFPKEEAKEFILQNEGYNRKFYTGFLGELNIEEDENFTMSNLYVNLRCMEIISNTLIDVYVGGGVTKESNAEKEWEETVAKSKAMKSVL, from the coding sequence TTGAAAATATTTGAAGATATACAAAGAGCACTTTCGAATGAGATGCCTTTTGTAGTTTATAATACACCTAACTCGGATTTCATAAAAGCCTTTTTTCAGGTTAATAACACTGTTTACGAACCCAAAGATTATTTAGAATCAGGTTTTGTTTTTGCTCCTTTTGATAATAAAGAAAAGGCAATTTTAATTCCAACAGAAAAATCTCAATTCATATCTGAAAGAATAAGTTTTGATGCTAAATTCTCTCCGAGTATTGAGTACGGACCAGATAATTCTCAAAAAGAATTCCACATAAACTTGGTTGAAAATGGTATAAATGAAATTGTGAATAACAAGTTTCAGAAAGTTGTTTTGTCCAGGAGGGAACAAGTAAGTCTAGAGTCGAGTTTTGATATTGAAATGGTATTTAAAAAATTAATTAGTAAATACCGAACAGCATTTGTATACTTGTGGTATCATCCTAAAGTTGGAAAGTGGATGGGAGCTACACCTGAAACTTTGATAGGAGTTAAGAACAAGGAGTTTAAAACAATGTCTTTAGCAGGAACTCAATTGTATAAAGAAGGAGAAAAGGCAAAATGGTCTTCCAAAGAAATTGAAGAGCAGTATATTGTTACGGATTATATAAAATCTAGGCTGGAGAGGACTATCCAAGATTTATCAGTAGATGAAGTTGAGACTATTCAGATAGGGAATTTATTGCACTTAAGAACTTTGATTTCTGGTAGTGTTGAAAAGAATATTTCTAGTTTAATTGATATTCTTCATCCAACGCCTGCAGTTTGTGGGTTTCCAAAAGAAGAGGCTAAGGAGTTTATTTTGCAAAACGAGGGCTATAATCGTAAGTTTTATACCGGTTTTCTAGGCGAGTTAAATATCGAAGAAGATGAAAATTTTACAATGTCCAATTTATATGTCAATCTAAGATGTATGGAGATTATATCTAATACTTTAATAGATGTCTATGTTGGTGGCGGAGTAACGAAGGAAAGTAATGCTGAAAAAGAATGGGAAGAAACTGTTGCTAAATCAAAAGCAATGAAAAGCGTCTTATAA
- a CDS encoding PUR family DNA/RNA-binding protein, producing the protein MSERVEQEEIFSQVLRAGRRTYFFDVRATKADDYYLTVTESKKFTHDDGSFHYQKHKIYLYKEDFSDFKEMLNKATDFIIDKKGSEVISERHQKDFKKHDENGYVEQTTESFTDVSFDDI; encoded by the coding sequence ATGAGCGAGAGAGTAGAACAAGAAGAAATCTTTTCACAAGTATTACGTGCTGGAAGAAGAACATATTTTTTTGACGTTAGAGCAACCAAAGCTGACGATTACTATTTAACTGTTACTGAAAGTAAAAAGTTTACTCATGATGATGGGTCTTTCCATTATCAAAAACATAAAATCTACTTATACAAAGAAGATTTTAGTGATTTCAAAGAAATGCTAAATAAAGCTACTGACTTTATCATTGATAAAAAAGGAAGCGAAGTAATTAGCGAAAGACACCAAAAAGACTTTAAAAAACACGATGAAAACGGATATGTTGAGCAAACAACTGAAAGCTTTACTGACGTTTCATTTGACGACATATAA
- the nusB gene encoding transcription antitermination factor NusB, whose amino-acid sequence MINRRHIRLKVMQSVYAMHQANTSDLVKEEKFLKFSIQKMYDLYVLNLQLLVEVQKLASKKIELSKKKILATKEDLNPNVKFVNNKLINQIRESVSLEGYLELNKLNNWDLEEEYVKIIWEKLNTSSLYEDYMKSSEDSYHEDRIFVVNFFKEIIAPDEKLADYFEDTMISWVDDIPFVNTWIVKTLNKQKKDSPFVLGQLYKDDEDKKFVSDLFTKVMLNQHKYDEDIKEKTPNWEADRIADIDMILIKMAITEFLHFSSIPSRVSINEYIELAKDYSTNKSGYFINGVLDKIAKDYMENNKMVKIGRGLL is encoded by the coding sequence ATGATAAATAGAAGACATATTCGTTTAAAGGTAATGCAGTCTGTGTACGCAATGCATCAGGCAAACACTTCAGACTTAGTTAAAGAAGAAAAGTTCTTGAAGTTCAGCATTCAAAAAATGTATGATTTATACGTCTTAAATCTTCAGCTTTTAGTTGAAGTTCAGAAATTAGCCTCAAAGAAAATTGAGCTTTCTAAAAAGAAAATCTTAGCAACTAAAGAGGATTTAAATCCTAATGTAAAGTTTGTTAATAATAAGTTGATTAACCAAATCAGAGAAAGTGTAAGTCTTGAGGGGTATTTGGAATTAAATAAACTTAATAACTGGGATTTAGAAGAAGAATATGTGAAAATTATCTGGGAGAAGTTAAATACAAGTAGTCTTTATGAAGATTATATGAAGTCTTCAGAAGATTCTTATCATGAAGATAGAATTTTTGTTGTAAACTTCTTCAAAGAAATTATTGCTCCTGATGAGAAATTAGCTGATTATTTTGAAGACACAATGATTTCTTGGGTTGATGATATTCCTTTTGTTAATACGTGGATTGTAAAAACGTTGAATAAACAGAAGAAAGATAGTCCTTTTGTATTAGGTCAATTATACAAGGATGATGAGGATAAAAAGTTTGTATCTGATTTGTTTACTAAAGTGATGTTAAATCAACACAAGTATGATGAAGATATTAAAGAGAAAACTCCAAACTGGGAAGCAGATAGAATTGCTGACATTGACATGATTTTAATCAAGATGGCAATTACAGAGTTCTTACATTTCTCTTCAATTCCAAGTAGAGTATCTATTAATGAATACATCGAATTAGCTAAAGATTATTCTACAAACAAAAGTGGTTACTTTATCAATGGAGTTTTAGATAAAATTGCTAAGGATTATATGGAGAATAACAA
- a CDS encoding IS1096 element passenger TnpR family protein yields MYKVRAILDVEEDVIRTIMFDENLSLEKLHFDIANAFGLEGNEMASFYKSDDEWNQGLEIPLFNMAEAGEELSMASCTTKDILENKNDKLIYVYDFLQMWTFYIELIESSEEAVAETKTILSVGEMPKDAPEKVFESDQLLSDFDDENRDMFNDFEDLDSLDLDNY; encoded by the coding sequence ATGTATAAAGTTCGTGCTATTTTAGATGTTGAGGAAGATGTAATCAGAACCATAATGTTTGATGAGAATTTATCTCTAGAGAAATTACATTTTGACATTGCTAACGCCTTCGGATTAGAAGGAAATGAAATGGCATCATTTTACAAAAGTGATGACGAATGGAATCAAGGGTTAGAAATTCCTTTATTCAATATGGCTGAAGCTGGAGAAGAATTATCAATGGCTTCTTGTACTACTAAAGACATATTAGAGAATAAAAATGACAAGCTAATTTATGTTTATGACTTTCTTCAAATGTGGACTTTTTACATTGAATTAATTGAATCTTCAGAAGAAGCAGTTGCTGAAACCAAAACAATTCTAAGTGTTGGAGAAATGCCTAAAGATGCTCCCGAAAAAGTATTCGAATCTGATCAACTTTTAAGTGATTTTGATGATGAAAACAGAGACATGTTTAATGACTTTGAAGATTTGGACAGCTTAGATTTAGACAACTACTAA
- a CDS encoding ABC transporter ATP-binding protein: protein MKALQYLNKYFVKYKWRLFIGIIITILSKLLALKIPEIIKNSLNIVEDYARGKQTDLSVVKHELFINILIIIGVTLLAGFFTFLMRQTIIVVSRLIEFDLKNEIYQQYQNLSVNFYKKNRTGDLMNRISEDVSKVRMYFGPAIMYSLNMIVLFAIGFTKMLNTDYELTLYTLIPFPILSLSIFLLSREINKKTTIVQQYLSKLTTFNQEFFSGINVVKSYAIESSVFSNFNQLADEAKEKNIELSKVQALFFPLMILLIGISNILVLYIGGKQYIAGEIQIGVIAEFILYVNILTWPVAIVGWVTSIIQQAEASQTRINEFLEQVPEIQNSASERTNIDGEITFKNVSLTYDDTNITALKDISFSVAEGETLAIMGKTGSGKSSIVNMIARMYDATEGTVLIDGKPIKDLNLDDVRDQIGFVPQDPFLFSDTIENNIKFGKDDATEEEIITAAKNAVIHENIVGFTDGYQTILGERGVTLSGGQKQRTSIARAIIKDPKILVFDDCLSAVDTETEERILSNLEKVSKNKTTFIISHRVSSAKNADKIIILEDGKIIEQGTHNQLITKEGAYKNLYEQQLLEKEI from the coding sequence TTGAAAGCATTACAATATCTTAACAAATATTTTGTCAAATACAAATGGAGATTGTTTATCGGTATCATTATCACAATTTTATCGAAATTACTCGCATTAAAAATACCAGAGATCATCAAAAATTCTTTGAATATTGTTGAAGATTATGCGAGAGGAAAACAAACAGACTTATCAGTTGTTAAACATGAGTTATTCATCAATATTTTAATCATTATTGGAGTAACCTTATTGGCTGGTTTTTTCACTTTCTTGATGAGGCAAACCATAATTGTTGTTTCTAGACTGATCGAATTTGATTTAAAAAATGAAATTTATCAACAATACCAGAACCTATCTGTAAATTTTTACAAGAAAAATAGAACTGGAGATTTGATGAATCGCATTTCTGAGGATGTATCGAAAGTGAGAATGTATTTTGGCCCAGCAATTATGTACTCCTTAAACATGATTGTATTATTTGCTATTGGGTTTACAAAAATGCTTAACACCGATTATGAATTAACTTTATATACATTAATTCCTTTTCCAATTCTATCACTATCAATATTCCTATTAAGCAGAGAGATAAATAAAAAGACAACTATTGTACAACAATATTTATCTAAGCTTACCACTTTTAACCAAGAGTTTTTCTCTGGAATTAATGTTGTGAAATCATATGCAATTGAAAGTTCTGTTTTTTCTAACTTCAATCAATTAGCGGATGAAGCTAAAGAGAAAAATATAGAATTATCTAAAGTTCAAGCGTTATTCTTCCCTCTAATGATTTTGTTAATTGGAATAAGTAATATTCTTGTATTATATATTGGAGGTAAACAATATATTGCCGGAGAAATTCAAATTGGAGTAATTGCCGAATTTATTTTATATGTAAACATTCTTACTTGGCCAGTAGCCATTGTTGGTTGGGTTACTTCAATAATTCAACAAGCAGAGGCTTCACAAACAAGAATTAATGAATTTTTAGAACAAGTTCCAGAAATACAGAATTCAGCTTCAGAAAGAACAAATATTGATGGTGAAATTACATTTAAAAATGTTTCACTGACCTACGATGACACCAATATTACAGCTTTAAAAGATATTAGCTTTTCAGTGGCAGAAGGCGAAACTTTAGCCATAATGGGAAAAACAGGTAGTGGAAAATCTTCTATCGTGAATATGATCGCAAGAATGTATGATGCAACGGAAGGAACTGTGTTAATTGATGGAAAACCTATAAAAGACTTGAATCTAGACGATGTAAGAGATCAGATTGGTTTTGTACCTCAAGATCCATTTCTATTTTCTGACACCATAGAAAACAACATCAAATTTGGTAAAGACGACGCAACAGAAGAAGAGATTATTACGGCAGCTAAAAATGCTGTAATTCACGAAAACATAGTTGGCTTTACAGATGGATATCAAACTATTTTAGGAGAACGTGGAGTTACTTTGTCTGGTGGACAAAAACAAAGAACCTCAATTGCACGAGCTATTATTAAAGATCCAAAAATCCTAGTATTCGATGATTGTTTATCTGCTGTAGACACTGAAACTGAGGAACGTATCCTTTCAAATCTAGAAAAGGTATCAAAAAACAAAACAACCTTCATTATTAGTCATAGAGTATCATCTGCTAAAAATGCGGACAAGATCATTATTTTAGAAGATGGTAAAATAATCGAACAAGGAACTCACAATCAACTAATAACAAAAGAAGGAGCTTACAAAAACCTTTACGAACAGCAACTCCTAGAAAAAGAAATTTAG